Proteins from a single region of Sporosarcina sp. P33:
- a CDS encoding cob(I)yrinic acid a,c-diamide adenosyltransferase — MARQGMLLVYTGDGKGKTTASLGVALRAIGRGMKVKYFQFIKSPERTYGEQIALRKLGVETVQLGIGFTWTKTPEEHREALAKAWQMVKEELKDETTDVLVLDELNNALSITRFPVDDVLPLEEVTEAIVNRPKSMHLVITGRSAHPSILELADLVSTIDATKHYYTDQDVQAMKGLEF, encoded by the coding sequence ATGGCGCGACAAGGGATGTTGTTAGTATATACAGGTGATGGCAAAGGAAAAACCACTGCTTCACTCGGTGTTGCTTTACGTGCAATCGGCCGCGGTATGAAGGTGAAATATTTTCAATTTATTAAATCACCCGAACGCACATATGGTGAGCAAATTGCTTTGCGGAAGCTGGGCGTTGAAACCGTGCAATTAGGTATCGGATTTACATGGACGAAAACACCAGAAGAGCACCGGGAAGCACTTGCAAAAGCGTGGCAAATGGTGAAAGAAGAGCTGAAGGATGAAACGACAGATGTTCTGGTGCTGGACGAGCTGAATAATGCATTATCCATCACACGTTTTCCTGTCGATGATGTATTGCCGCTGGAAGAAGTAACAGAGGCAATAGTGAACCGTCCAAAGTCCATGCACTTAGTTATTACAGGACGTTCCGCGCATCCGTCTATTCTGGAATTGGCGGATTTAGTATCAACCATTGATGCAACAAAGCATTATTATACTGACCAAGATGTCCAAGCCATGAAAGGTCTGGAGTTTTAA
- a CDS encoding nitroreductase produces the protein MLKALKERRAIRQFETREVEREKIETLLEAATYAPNDRMREPWHFYILQGDSLKQYEQVALDYLQKRFPTKPHLVESSMKAITQTPLIIVVTSAIVDGDEGATKDNTFAVSGAIMSMWLMAEQLGLGMVWRTRGVGLVHDTALHSFIGASEQEQLVGTLCIGYPAEEITSVKKRTPYTEKTTWL, from the coding sequence ATGTTGAAAGCATTAAAAGAACGCCGTGCGATTCGACAATTTGAAACGCGTGAAGTGGAGCGGGAAAAGATCGAGACGCTTCTGGAGGCAGCAACATATGCACCAAACGACCGGATGCGTGAACCTTGGCATTTCTATATATTGCAAGGTGACAGCCTGAAACAGTATGAACAAGTGGCACTTGATTACTTACAAAAACGATTCCCGACAAAACCGCATCTAGTGGAAAGTTCAATGAAAGCAATTACGCAAACACCGCTTATTATCGTGGTAACTTCCGCCATCGTGGATGGAGACGAAGGGGCTACGAAAGACAATACTTTTGCAGTAAGCGGCGCCATTATGTCGATGTGGTTAATGGCGGAACAGCTCGGATTAGGTATGGTGTGGCGTACGCGCGGCGTGGGATTAGTGCATGATACAGCATTGCATTCATTCATCGGCGCATCAGAACAGGAGCAATTGGTAGGAACGCTGTGTATCGGGTACCCGGCAGAAGAAATAACTTCTGTCAAAAAACGTACGCCATATACGGAAAAAACAACTTGGTTATAA
- the cobA gene encoding uroporphyrinogen-III C-methyltransferase, whose protein sequence is MSGFVYIVGAGPGDPKLLTIRGLECIQQADVILYDRLVNIELLQHAKADAELIYCGKEPGKHEMIQDEIHRALVQHASLGKQVLRLKGGDPFVFGRGAEEAAVLRQACIPFEIVPGITAGIAAPAYAGIPVTHRDHAASFAIVPGHGRAEKGQDFLQWAALAQIDTVAFYMSVGNIGHITKSLIENGKSKTTPVAVIEWGTTKEQRTITGNLTTISEEIQKHHISNPSMILVGDVVGVREEIHWFEERSTNDVESIKRTPCDSTI, encoded by the coding sequence TTGAGCGGATTTGTATATATTGTAGGGGCTGGCCCCGGTGACCCGAAACTATTGACAATCAGAGGATTAGAATGTATTCAGCAGGCGGACGTGATTTTATATGACCGACTGGTAAATATTGAATTACTGCAACATGCGAAAGCGGATGCTGAGCTCATATATTGCGGCAAAGAGCCGGGTAAGCATGAAATGATCCAAGATGAAATCCATCGTGCACTGGTTCAGCATGCGAGTCTTGGCAAGCAAGTGCTGCGCTTAAAAGGCGGTGACCCGTTCGTCTTTGGGCGCGGTGCTGAAGAAGCTGCAGTTTTACGGCAAGCCTGTATACCTTTTGAAATTGTTCCCGGGATCACCGCAGGAATTGCGGCGCCTGCTTATGCAGGGATTCCGGTTACACACCGCGATCATGCTGCAAGCTTTGCTATTGTTCCAGGTCATGGCCGCGCGGAAAAAGGACAGGATTTCTTACAATGGGCGGCGCTTGCTCAGATTGATACGGTGGCTTTTTATATGAGCGTCGGAAACATCGGACATATTACGAAAAGCTTAATAGAAAACGGTAAAAGCAAAACAACCCCTGTTGCGGTTATTGAATGGGGAACTACTAAAGAGCAGCGTACGATTACGGGGAATCTTACAACGATTTCAGAGGAAATTCAAAAGCATCATATCTCAAATCCGTCCATGATTTTAGTAGGTGATGTAGTAGGAGTGCGTGAAGAAATTCATTGGTTTGAAGAAAGGAGCACTAACGATGTTGAAAGCATTAAAAGAACGCCGTGCGATTCGACAATTTGA
- a CDS encoding bifunctional precorrin-2 dehydrogenase/sirohydrochlorin ferrochelatase: MNYFPLLMDMDYKKVVIIGGGHVARQKIEALLPTKAMITVVSPSVTEKVQQYAAEGLVTWKEKAFESADLDDAALVFAVTNDEEVNNAVEEATQHWQLLSRADAIGRVDFINPAVVRRGEFVVTVSTSGASPGLTRKVKADVEEQFGDHYASYVSFLRKARQQVLQVFHGEAKKQVLAELLDPKLLDWMEQGKSQKCEEWLQQRIGEQH; encoded by the coding sequence ATGAACTATTTTCCGCTGTTAATGGATATGGATTATAAAAAGGTTGTCATTATTGGAGGCGGACATGTAGCTCGTCAAAAAATAGAAGCCTTGCTTCCCACCAAAGCAATGATAACTGTAGTTAGCCCATCGGTGACAGAGAAGGTGCAGCAGTATGCAGCTGAAGGGCTCGTGACATGGAAAGAAAAAGCATTTGAATCAGCCGATTTAGATGACGCTGCCTTGGTTTTTGCTGTGACCAATGATGAAGAAGTAAACAATGCGGTGGAAGAAGCGACACAGCATTGGCAATTACTCAGTCGTGCGGATGCAATAGGGCGGGTTGACTTTATCAATCCGGCAGTCGTTCGCCGCGGAGAATTTGTTGTGACGGTATCAACGTCTGGAGCCAGTCCGGGTTTAACGCGCAAGGTAAAGGCGGATGTAGAGGAGCAATTTGGGGACCATTATGCATCGTATGTGTCTTTCTTAAGGAAAGCCCGCCAGCAAGTCTTGCAAGTGTTTCACGGTGAGGCGAAAAAACAAGTTCTGGCTGAACTCCTGGATCCGAAACTTTTGGATTGGATGGAGCAAGGTAAAAGTCAAAAATGTGAAGAATGGCTACAACAACGGATAGGAGAACAACATTGA
- a CDS encoding cobyrinate a,c-diamide synthase: MNRFVLAGTGSGVGKTTFTIGIMRALMKRGLTVQGFKCGPDYIDTAYHTAVTKRPSRNIDSYMMAPDTILAIVARASRDADAAIIEGVMGFYDGRSPLSNEGSAAHISEITKSPVILIVNAASMARSAAAIVKGFQSLDDNSNIVGVIANQLGSKSHFGIIKTAIEKECGIPVIGYLPKEAVPAMPSRHLGLVPAIERGDLDAYFDSLAAAIEETVNIDQLMDITKAQIIEESTSIFDAQPNSQEVHIAVAKDAAFNFYYEENLDLLRAHGATLHFFSPLQDEEVPNEAQGVYIGGGFPEEFAEQLAANEKVKESLRNAISRGLPTVAECGGFMYLTEEIIDRQKRKFPMLGVIPGRVIMQDKRAALGYREITGVAGNFLIDEETEAKGHEFHYSKYEGEHTSPAYFSKSRFRVQQEGYLHKNLAAGFTQFHFASNPQLVRNWLKACLEGEQ; the protein is encoded by the coding sequence ATGAATCGATTTGTACTGGCAGGTACAGGGAGCGGTGTCGGGAAAACAACGTTCACCATTGGGATTATGCGCGCGCTTATGAAGCGTGGTTTAACCGTACAAGGCTTTAAATGCGGCCCGGATTATATCGATACTGCCTATCATACAGCTGTCACCAAACGGCCGTCACGAAATATTGATAGTTATATGATGGCTCCTGATACGATTCTTGCGATTGTTGCAAGGGCCAGCCGAGACGCAGATGCGGCCATTATCGAAGGCGTGATGGGCTTTTACGACGGCAGATCCCCCTTGTCAAATGAAGGGTCGGCTGCACATATAAGCGAAATTACAAAAAGCCCCGTCATTTTAATTGTTAATGCAGCTAGTATGGCGAGAAGTGCAGCGGCCATCGTTAAAGGATTTCAGTCACTGGATGACAACTCCAATATTGTCGGTGTGATCGCGAATCAATTAGGCAGTAAGAGTCATTTCGGCATTATCAAAACGGCAATAGAAAAAGAATGCGGCATTCCAGTTATCGGCTATTTGCCAAAAGAAGCTGTGCCCGCGATGCCGAGCCGTCATCTGGGCTTGGTGCCGGCTATCGAACGAGGTGACCTGGATGCTTATTTTGACAGTCTTGCAGCGGCTATTGAAGAAACAGTCAATATTGATCAGCTGATGGACATTACAAAAGCGCAAATCATTGAAGAATCCACATCAATTTTCGATGCCCAGCCGAACAGCCAAGAAGTTCATATTGCGGTAGCTAAGGATGCCGCGTTTAACTTCTATTATGAAGAAAACCTGGATTTATTGCGTGCACATGGCGCAACTCTGCATTTTTTCTCTCCGTTACAGGATGAAGAAGTTCCAAATGAAGCGCAGGGAGTATACATCGGCGGCGGCTTCCCGGAAGAGTTTGCAGAACAATTAGCCGCAAACGAGAAAGTGAAAGAATCTTTAAGAAACGCAATCAGCCGCGGATTACCGACAGTAGCCGAATGCGGCGGCTTTATGTATCTGACAGAAGAAATCATCGATCGCCAGAAGCGAAAGTTTCCCATGCTTGGTGTGATTCCTGGCCGTGTGATTATGCAAGATAAGCGGGCAGCACTTGGCTACAGGGAAATTACAGGAGTTGCAGGCAATTTCTTAATTGATGAAGAGACAGAGGCAAAAGGGCATGAGTTTCATTATTCGAAATATGAGGGGGAGCATACTAGCCCGGCGTATTTCAGTAAAAGCCGCTTTCGCGTTCAGCAGGAAGGTTATTTACATAAAAACCTCGCAGCGGGCTTTACGCAATTCCATTTTGCCTCAAATCCTCAGCTTGTGCGAAATTGGCTGAAAGCATGTTTGGAGGGAGAACAATGA
- a CDS encoding cobalt-precorrin 5A hydrolase has translation MINLREGEIPVIEKRKPYALVAITKHGVANARSYTETFPYADLYYMKKFARGDEEARHIQLFDGTVRLLLPALFQQYKGVICIISLGAVVRMIAPIMVDKMTDPAVLVVDDLGQYVISVLSGHIGGANALTYEFAQAIGAMPVVTTASDVQKTIPVDLFGAQFGWMWDSEEKLLPVSASVVNEEHVAIVQETGEKNWWMHDRAMPPNLKIYASAAEAIQAKPQATLLITDRLIDRHEEVLLENGVIYRPKSIVLGIGCNRGTALEEIEQVIDETLEELSLSKKSVKAVATIDLKKDEAGLLELTAKHNWPFVTYTPEQLNEMPLLNPSETVFKYTGAYGVSEPAALRCANARELVLEKKKSGNVTISIARVNFEEREQ, from the coding sequence ATGATTAATTTACGTGAAGGTGAAATTCCTGTCATTGAAAAGCGCAAACCGTATGCTTTGGTCGCCATTACAAAACACGGGGTTGCCAATGCAAGAAGCTACACGGAAACATTTCCGTACGCGGACCTTTACTATATGAAGAAGTTTGCCAGAGGAGACGAAGAAGCGCGACACATTCAACTGTTTGACGGAACAGTGCGATTGCTGTTACCCGCTTTGTTCCAGCAATACAAAGGAGTTATTTGTATCATATCGCTCGGTGCTGTCGTTCGGATGATTGCACCGATCATGGTTGATAAAATGACAGACCCTGCTGTATTGGTTGTCGATGACTTAGGCCAATACGTTATAAGCGTGTTATCAGGACATATTGGCGGTGCCAATGCGCTGACTTATGAATTTGCACAAGCAATCGGTGCTATGCCTGTAGTTACGACTGCTTCGGATGTTCAAAAAACCATCCCTGTCGATTTATTCGGCGCCCAATTTGGATGGATGTGGGATAGCGAAGAAAAACTGCTGCCGGTCAGTGCATCGGTTGTGAACGAAGAGCACGTCGCGATTGTGCAGGAAACAGGCGAGAAAAACTGGTGGATGCATGACCGTGCTATGCCGCCCAATTTGAAAATCTATGCTTCTGCAGCAGAAGCGATTCAGGCAAAGCCGCAAGCAACCTTACTCATAACCGACCGATTGATCGATCGGCATGAGGAAGTGCTGCTGGAAAACGGAGTGATCTACCGTCCCAAATCCATTGTGCTCGGCATTGGCTGTAATCGCGGAACGGCGCTGGAAGAAATCGAGCAAGTCATAGACGAAACATTAGAAGAACTGTCTCTAAGTAAAAAAAGTGTGAAAGCAGTAGCAACGATAGATTTGAAGAAAGACGAGGCTGGCCTGCTCGAATTAACTGCCAAACATAATTGGCCGTTTGTCACCTACACGCCTGAACAGCTCAATGAAATGCCGCTTCTTAATCCGTCCGAAACTGTATTTAAGTATACAGGCGCATACGGTGTGAGCGAACCGGCAGCGCTGCGCTGTGCAAATGCAAGAGAACTGGTATTAGAGAAAAAGAAAAGTGGCAATGTGACAATTTCCATTGCACGCGTCAATTTCGAGGAGAGAGAACAATGA
- the cobM gene encoding precorrin-4 C(11)-methyltransferase, producing the protein MKKIWIIGAGPGDPDLITVKGLKLLQQADVVMYTDSLVSETLVEEAKESAEVIRTAGMHLQEMVDCIVERVNAGKTVVRLHTGDPAMYGATMEQVALLKQHDIGYEVVPGVSSVFAAAAAVGAELTVPDLTQTLILTRAEGRTPVPEREKLQMLASHHCTIAMFLSATLTKKIVKELQAAGWADDTPVAVVQRATWPDEKIVQTTLVELDEAMRVNGIRKHAMILAGWALDPAIHEKEYRSKLYDKTFTHGFRKGVKADD; encoded by the coding sequence ATGAAAAAAATTTGGATTATCGGTGCTGGCCCAGGAGATCCTGACTTAATCACGGTAAAAGGTTTGAAGCTGTTGCAGCAGGCAGACGTTGTCATGTATACCGATTCACTTGTAAGCGAAACGCTGGTGGAGGAAGCAAAGGAATCGGCGGAAGTTATCCGTACGGCAGGTATGCATCTGCAGGAAATGGTGGATTGTATTGTCGAGCGGGTCAATGCCGGGAAAACAGTTGTACGATTACATACCGGGGATCCAGCGATGTATGGCGCAACAATGGAACAGGTGGCATTACTGAAGCAACATGATATTGGGTATGAAGTCGTGCCCGGTGTGAGTTCCGTTTTTGCTGCTGCAGCGGCAGTTGGTGCAGAGCTGACGGTCCCTGATTTAACACAAACACTTATTTTAACCAGAGCCGAAGGGCGGACGCCTGTGCCTGAGCGCGAAAAGTTACAGATGCTTGCAAGTCATCATTGTACAATTGCAATGTTTTTAAGTGCGACATTAACAAAGAAAATTGTGAAAGAATTACAGGCTGCCGGCTGGGCAGATGATACGCCGGTCGCTGTCGTGCAGCGCGCTACATGGCCTGATGAAAAAATTGTTCAGACAACATTGGTTGAATTAGATGAAGCGATGCGTGTCAATGGCATTCGTAAGCACGCAATGATTTTGGCGGGCTGGGCATTGGATCCCGCTATTCATGAGAAAGAATATCGTTCAAAGCTGTATGATAAAACATTTACCCACGGTTTCCGAAAAGGTGTGAAGGCAGATGATTAA
- the cobI gene encoding precorrin-2 C(20)-methyltransferase, whose product MTIGKLYGLGVGPGDPELITVKAFRKLQECPVIAYPKKLRGSKSYAHRIVDVYINPAEKEMLGLVFPMTKDEEVLRAAWEKAAEEIYSFLAEGKDVAFVTEGDPMLFSTFIHLLGLMKTKHPDVPIETVAGISSFNGSANRLGIALAEGDDHVAMIPATDNMEQMRQVIEHHDAIVFIKVAKVIDEMLDLLEELDLLEKTHVVTKVTSDEEVIWKTDELRGADLNYLSCMVVRK is encoded by the coding sequence ATGACAATAGGAAAATTATACGGATTAGGCGTTGGACCAGGAGATCCTGAATTAATTACTGTAAAAGCATTTCGTAAACTGCAAGAATGCCCGGTCATTGCGTATCCCAAAAAATTAAGAGGCAGTAAATCTTATGCCCATCGGATCGTGGATGTGTATATTAACCCTGCTGAAAAAGAGATGCTCGGTTTAGTATTCCCTATGACCAAAGACGAAGAGGTATTGCGTGCTGCATGGGAAAAAGCAGCAGAAGAAATCTACAGCTTCTTGGCAGAAGGAAAAGATGTAGCATTTGTGACTGAAGGGGATCCGATGCTGTTCAGTACATTTATCCATCTGCTGGGCTTAATGAAAACAAAGCATCCCGACGTGCCAATCGAAACAGTGGCAGGGATTTCATCATTTAATGGTTCAGCCAATCGTTTAGGGATTGCATTAGCCGAAGGTGATGACCATGTGGCTATGATTCCGGCTACGGATAATATGGAACAGATGCGCCAGGTCATTGAACATCACGACGCCATCGTTTTTATTAAGGTAGCTAAAGTTATAGATGAGATGTTGGATTTATTAGAAGAATTGGATCTGCTGGAAAAAACACATGTAGTGACTAAAGTTACGTCTGACGAAGAAGTGATTTGGAAAACAGATGAACTTAGGGGCGCTGATTTAAATTACTTGTCATGTATGGTGGTGCGCAAATGA
- the cbiE gene encoding precorrin-6y C5,15-methyltransferase (decarboxylating) subunit CbiE, translating to MKMIGIGDNGAAGLLPQYIEWINECDVLVGGERHLQFFPLFEKEKRVIKGGLSALTAELQEETRNVVILVSGDPLFYGLGGVLAKKLPLEIYPYTSSVQLAFSKMQESWQDAHIVSLHGRSIKGFAQKIDGRKKIAVLTDETNSPQAIAAYVKRFNMTEYDAFIAENLEGEDERCRFLSLDEMEQSSFSPLNVVILKQRHLVERASLGIPDDAFLQRKPDKGLITKREIRTLCLQELKLKENSIVWDIGTCTGSVAIEAAKIAREGAVYAIEKNEGDLENCLENQLRHRTDFVAVLGKAPDRLEEFSDPHAIFIGGNGGNMEQLLQTCISRLQPNGRLVMNIATIENLAEAMGHLKALGCEVSILQTQLSKSKPILHLTRFEPLNPIYIVTAQKGQE from the coding sequence ATGAAAATGATTGGTATAGGGGATAATGGCGCGGCAGGATTGCTCCCTCAATATATAGAGTGGATCAATGAATGTGATGTGCTCGTAGGCGGAGAACGCCATCTTCAATTCTTCCCTTTATTCGAAAAAGAAAAGAGAGTAATCAAGGGCGGTTTGTCAGCATTAACAGCGGAATTACAGGAAGAAACACGTAATGTTGTTATTTTAGTGTCGGGCGATCCATTGTTTTATGGACTGGGAGGCGTACTTGCGAAAAAACTGCCTCTGGAGATCTATCCGTATACCAGCTCGGTTCAGCTGGCTTTTTCAAAAATGCAGGAAAGTTGGCAAGATGCGCACATAGTCAGCCTGCATGGCCGTTCTATAAAAGGTTTTGCACAGAAAATAGACGGGCGTAAAAAAATAGCTGTATTAACCGATGAAACAAACTCTCCGCAAGCCATTGCGGCGTATGTAAAACGCTTTAATATGACGGAGTACGATGCCTTCATCGCTGAAAATCTGGAAGGTGAAGACGAACGCTGCCGCTTTCTCTCATTGGATGAAATGGAACAGAGTTCATTTTCCCCTTTGAATGTGGTGATTTTAAAGCAGCGCCATCTAGTGGAACGTGCTTCTCTTGGCATTCCGGATGATGCATTTCTGCAGCGAAAACCGGATAAAGGCTTAATTACGAAAAGAGAAATTCGGACACTTTGTCTGCAGGAGCTAAAGCTTAAAGAAAACAGCATAGTTTGGGACATTGGAACTTGCACAGGTTCTGTTGCGATTGAGGCAGCAAAAATAGCGCGCGAAGGGGCAGTCTATGCCATTGAGAAAAACGAGGGAGACCTTGAAAACTGCTTGGAAAATCAGCTGAGACATCGTACAGATTTTGTGGCGGTGCTGGGCAAAGCACCGGACCGACTGGAAGAATTCTCAGACCCTCATGCAATTTTTATTGGCGGTAACGGCGGGAATATGGAGCAGTTATTGCAAACCTGTATTTCGCGCTTACAGCCAAATGGCCGACTAGTTATGAATATCGCCACGATAGAAAATCTGGCTGAAGCGATGGGCCATCTAAAAGCGTTAGGCTGTGAAGTATCCATATTGCAGACTCAGCTCTCAAAGAGTAAACCAATTTTACATTTAACGCGTTTTGAACCGTTAAACCCGATTTATATAGTGACAGCACAGAAAGGACAAGAATGA
- a CDS encoding cobalt-precorrin-5B (C(1))-methyltransferase, with translation MRHGYTTGSCATAMTKAALQGLVTGKVPEEVTIYLPVGKYATFKVSAFEIVDGGVMCETIKDAGDDPDATHKARIQSTVYYSKEDGIHLDGGIGVGRVTKPGLPVPVGQAAINPVPRKMILGVAQEGYDYYQLKRGIDVVISVPDGEEIAKKTLNGRLGIIGGISILGTRGTVVPFSSSAFMASIAQAISVAKEAGCDHVVITTGGRSEKFALKQYAHLPEEAFIEMGDFIGFTLKNIARKKIPKVSLVGMMGKFSKLAQGVMMVHSKSAPINFGFLAEMANRVGVDEQTQQEILQANTASQVGEILQGNDAFFEALSKNCCYYALNHMNAEIEVSTSLYAMNGDCLGKAENIDKLDENDWYRG, from the coding sequence ATGCGTCATGGTTATACTACGGGATCTTGTGCAACGGCAATGACAAAGGCAGCACTGCAAGGATTAGTGACGGGGAAAGTACCGGAAGAAGTCACTATCTATTTACCGGTCGGCAAATACGCCACATTCAAAGTATCGGCATTTGAAATAGTCGATGGCGGCGTAATGTGCGAAACCATCAAAGATGCCGGCGATGATCCTGATGCTACACACAAAGCCCGGATCCAAAGTACTGTTTACTATTCAAAAGAAGATGGCATTCATTTGGACGGAGGGATTGGTGTAGGACGGGTTACAAAACCGGGGCTGCCCGTCCCTGTCGGACAGGCGGCGATTAACCCGGTGCCGCGTAAAATGATACTCGGAGTTGCACAGGAAGGTTACGATTATTATCAATTGAAACGCGGAATCGATGTAGTGATTTCCGTGCCTGACGGAGAAGAAATTGCCAAGAAAACATTGAATGGGCGCCTTGGCATTATTGGAGGAATTTCCATTCTGGGAACCCGCGGAACAGTTGTGCCATTTTCGAGTTCTGCCTTCATGGCAAGCATTGCGCAAGCGATCAGTGTGGCAAAAGAAGCAGGCTGTGATCATGTGGTGATCACGACAGGCGGCCGCAGTGAAAAGTTTGCGTTAAAACAATATGCTCATTTGCCGGAAGAAGCCTTTATAGAAATGGGCGACTTTATTGGTTTTACTCTTAAGAATATCGCACGTAAGAAAATACCCAAAGTGTCTCTCGTAGGAATGATGGGGAAGTTTTCAAAGCTGGCACAGGGCGTAATGATGGTTCACTCAAAAAGTGCACCGATCAACTTCGGATTTTTGGCGGAAATGGCAAATAGAGTAGGTGTCGATGAACAAACACAGCAAGAAATTTTGCAGGCTAACACTGCATCACAAGTCGGCGAGATACTCCAAGGAAACGATGCGTTCTTTGAGGCGCTGAGTAAAAACTGCTGCTATTATGCACTGAATCACATGAATGCCGAAATTGAAGTATCAACATCATTGTATGCCATGAATGGAGACTGTTTAGGAAAGGCTGAGAACATTGACAAATTGGATGAAAATGATTGGTATAGGGGATAA
- a CDS encoding precorrin-8X methylmutase: MNFNTKFTPLTVDPDKIYDHSFSIIKEEMGEHPFTDEQWMVVRRVIHASADFELGRSMIFTPDALEAGIQSILAGRHVVVDVQMIESGSGRKRFQKHGSDLHCYIADEDVAKEAKAQGTTRAIISMQKATRLHEGGIYAIGNAPTALLELIRLIKEGIAKPDLIIGMPVGFVSAAESKEELAVLEGIPFITNVGRKGGSTVTVAALNAISIMADERAKQTN, encoded by the coding sequence ATGAACTTTAATACGAAATTCACACCGCTAACTGTAGATCCGGATAAAATTTATGATCACAGTTTCTCCATCATCAAAGAAGAGATGGGGGAACACCCATTTACAGATGAGCAGTGGATGGTAGTTCGGCGCGTGATTCATGCTTCCGCAGATTTTGAGTTAGGACGCAGCATGATTTTTACACCGGATGCACTCGAAGCAGGAATCCAATCAATTTTAGCAGGCCGTCATGTCGTAGTGGATGTACAAATGATAGAGAGTGGTTCAGGCCGCAAACGATTCCAAAAACATGGCAGCGATTTACATTGCTACATAGCGGATGAGGATGTTGCAAAAGAAGCAAAGGCCCAAGGTACAACACGTGCGATCATATCCATGCAAAAAGCAACACGTTTGCACGAAGGCGGAATTTACGCGATCGGAAATGCGCCGACTGCGTTGTTGGAGTTAATCCGTTTAATTAAAGAGGGAATCGCCAAACCGGATTTAATCATTGGAATGCCGGTAGGATTTGTTTCGGCAGCCGAATCAAAAGAAGAACTGGCAGTACTCGAGGGTATTCCATTTATCACTAATGTAGGGAGAAAGGGTGGCAGTACAGTGACGGTAGCCGCACTGAATGCCATTTCGATCATGGCAGATGAGCGTGCAAAGCAAACAAACTAA
- the cobK gene encoding precorrin-6A reductase, whose translation MILFLAGTSDARALAIHLQSLGYSLIATVVTESAAESLQANDIPYQVGRLTVDDMAALIRKNEMTCVVDASHPYAEEASKTAMEAAKLCGIPYVRYERPKENFVSSLITEVESYEDAARLAQTHKGTIMLTTGSKTLEVFADYLLRDGIRLICRMLPNAGNMEKCDKLGIKQKDIIAIQGPFSESLNKSLCEQYDVTLMITKESGKVGSVDEKITAALELDIPVILIKRPKVQYENFCTSFEKVTQLLGGFTLEKSKHEL comes from the coding sequence ATGATTTTATTTTTAGCAGGGACTAGCGACGCAAGAGCGTTAGCCATTCATCTGCAGAGTCTTGGCTACTCTTTGATAGCCACCGTAGTAACGGAATCTGCTGCTGAAAGTTTACAAGCTAACGATATTCCGTATCAGGTGGGCAGATTAACAGTGGATGATATGGCGGCGCTGATCCGGAAGAATGAAATGACTTGTGTAGTGGATGCCAGTCATCCCTATGCGGAAGAAGCTTCGAAAACGGCTATGGAAGCGGCTAAGCTATGCGGTATTCCTTATGTCCGCTATGAACGGCCGAAGGAGAATTTTGTTTCTTCGCTGATTACGGAAGTTGAAAGTTACGAAGACGCTGCAAGGCTGGCTCAAACGCATAAAGGAACGATTATGCTGACGACGGGAAGTAAGACGCTGGAAGTATTTGCGGATTACTTATTGCGTGATGGAATTCGCCTGATCTGCAGAATGCTGCCAAACGCAGGGAATATGGAAAAATGCGATAAATTAGGGATCAAACAAAAAGATATTATCGCAATACAAGGACCATTTTCTGAATCACTGAATAAGTCGTTATGCGAGCAATATGATGTGACGCTAATGATTACCAAGGAAAGCGGAAAAGTAGGGTCTGTGGATGAGAAAATTACAGCCGCCTTGGAACTGGATATACCAGTTATTTTGATTAAACGCCCGAAGGTTCAATATGAAAACTTTTGTACGTCTTTTGAAAAAGTTACCCAACTACTAGGAGGTTTTACACTTGAAAAATCCAAACATGAACTTTAA